Proteins from a single region of Hordeum vulgare subsp. vulgare chromosome 6H, MorexV3_pseudomolecules_assembly, whole genome shotgun sequence:
- the LOC123402988 gene encoding F-box protein PP2-A13-like isoform X3, with amino-acid sequence MGTGSSILGADADWGETSLGDMPESCVAAVLLNLDPPEICQVACLNRAFRGAASADCVWAGKLPANYRYLAALAAAADDEGGGDGDGNVKPCSPISTKKGIYARLCRPTPFDAGTKEFWIEKNKGGLCMSISSKAMAITGIEDRRYWSHLVTDESRFI; translated from the exons ATGGGGACGGGATCGAGCATCCTTGGCGCGGATGCCGATTGGGGTGAGACATCTCTCGGCGACATGCCGGAGAGCTGCGTGGCGGCGGTGCTGCTCAACCTTGACCCGCCGGAGATCTGCCAGGTAGCCTGCCTCAACCGCGCCTTTCGGGGCGCCGCATCCGCGGACTGCGTCTGGGCCGGCAAGCTGCCCGCTAACTACCGCTACCTTGCGGCCCTCGCAGCTGCTGCCGATGATGAGGGCGGTGGCGACGGAGACGGCAATGTCAAGCCCTGCTCCCCTATATCGACTAAAAAGGGGATTTACGCGCGCCTGTGCCGACCTACTCCATTTGATGCCGGTACAAAG GAATTCTGGATCGAGAAAAACAAGGGAGGTCTTTGTATGTCCATCTCCTCAAAAGCGATGGCGATCACAGGAATAGAGGACCGAAGATATTGGAGCCACCTTGTCACAGATGAATCAAG
- the LOC123402988 gene encoding F-box protein PP2-A13-like isoform X2 produces MGTGSSILGADADWGETSLGDMPESCVAAVLLNLDPPEICQVACLNRAFRGAASADCVWAGKLPANYRYLAALAAAADDEGGGDGDGNVKPCSPISTKKGIYARLCRPTPFDAGTKEFWIEKNKGGLCMSISSKAMAITGIEDRRYWSHLVTDESRSTAVSPEYC; encoded by the exons ATGGGGACGGGATCGAGCATCCTTGGCGCGGATGCCGATTGGGGTGAGACATCTCTCGGCGACATGCCGGAGAGCTGCGTGGCGGCGGTGCTGCTCAACCTTGACCCGCCGGAGATCTGCCAGGTAGCCTGCCTCAACCGCGCCTTTCGGGGCGCCGCATCCGCGGACTGCGTCTGGGCCGGCAAGCTGCCCGCTAACTACCGCTACCTTGCGGCCCTCGCAGCTGCTGCCGATGATGAGGGCGGTGGCGACGGAGACGGCAATGTCAAGCCCTGCTCCCCTATATCGACTAAAAAGGGGATTTACGCGCGCCTGTGCCGACCTACTCCATTTGATGCCGGTACAAAG GAATTCTGGATCGAGAAAAACAAGGGAGGTCTTTGTATGTCCATCTCCTCAAAAGCGATGGCGATCACAGGAATAGAGGACCGAAGATATTGGAGCCACCTTGTCACAGATGAATCAAG GTCAACAGCCGTATCACCGGAGTATTGCTGA